A part of Paenibacillus donghaensis genomic DNA contains:
- the phnX gene encoding phosphonoacetaldehyde hydrolase yields MRIEGVILDWAGTTVDYGCFAPVQVFMDIFEEIDILLTMEEVRVPMGQLKWDHIQSLLQMPRIEAAFQEKFNRGYTEADIDELHDRFEPKLLAILPQYGKPIPYVVETIQQLKQQGLKIGATTGYTSAMLSIVEKTAKKYGYEPDHWVTPDLVMDKGRPYPYMIYENMKQLGLRHHAQVVKVGDTISDIQEANSAGVWAIGIVKGSSMLGLTEAEVEQLSPEEERQITARVRKNYMEAGAHGVIEDISQLPRMIEQINERLMKGAALCPSASIVV; encoded by the coding sequence ATGAGAATTGAGGGTGTTATTTTAGATTGGGCGGGAACCACAGTTGATTATGGTTGTTTTGCACCGGTGCAGGTGTTTATGGATATTTTTGAGGAAATAGATATTCTGTTAACGATGGAAGAGGTACGGGTTCCAATGGGGCAACTGAAGTGGGATCACATTCAATCGTTGTTGCAAATGCCTAGAATAGAAGCCGCTTTTCAGGAGAAATTCAACCGTGGTTACACGGAGGCAGACATTGATGAGTTGCATGATCGATTCGAGCCCAAACTCCTGGCTATTCTCCCGCAGTACGGAAAGCCCATACCCTATGTTGTAGAGACCATACAGCAGTTGAAGCAGCAGGGCTTAAAAATCGGAGCCACTACAGGCTATACTTCCGCGATGCTTTCTATTGTGGAGAAGACTGCCAAGAAATATGGCTACGAACCTGATCATTGGGTAACTCCTGACCTGGTTATGGATAAAGGCAGACCATATCCGTACATGATATATGAAAATATGAAGCAGCTTGGTCTGCGTCATCATGCACAAGTGGTCAAGGTCGGAGATACAATATCTGATATTCAAGAGGCAAATAGTGCAGGCGTATGGGCGATTGGTATTGTGAAAGGCAGCTCGATGCTTGGTCTTACGGAAGCTGAGGTAGAGCAGTTGTCTCCAGAGGAAGAACGTCAGATAACTGCTCGTGTGCGTAAGAACTATATGGAAGCAGGAGCGCATGGCGTTATTGAAGATATATCCCAGTTACCTCGAATGATTGAGCAAATCAATGAACGGTTGATGAAAGGAGCTGCCTTATGCCCATCCGCATCAATAGTCGTATAG
- the phnW gene encoding 2-aminoethylphosphonate--pyruvate transaminase: protein MSNPYLLLTPGPLSTTSTVKEAMLKDWCTWDHDYKTIVQQIRLQLLEVGRASKEHYTALFMQGSGTFGIESTIGSVIPNDGKLLILRNGAYGKRIEEIAKVLQISYVSLIFDTNTQVDPQAVERTLVEDTSITHVAMVHCETTTGILNPLEAVIDVIKRNNRIAIIDAMSSFGGIPIEVEQLQIDFIISSANKCIQGVPGFSFILCQRNELKKCKGRARSLSLDLYDQWDTMEQDEGKWRFTSPTHVVYAFAQALKELAEEGGVEARHARYCRNQQMVVEGLVQAGFTTYLAREFHSPIITTFLYPVHFPFSFDHFYHDLKSAGYVIYPGKLTDANVFRIGNIGDVHAEDMKKLSEQILRYVGEMKDEN from the coding sequence ATGAGTAATCCGTATTTATTATTAACACCGGGTCCCTTATCCACAACCTCAACGGTCAAAGAGGCGATGCTAAAGGATTGGTGCACCTGGGATCATGACTATAAGACCATTGTTCAGCAGATTCGCCTGCAACTATTAGAGGTTGGTCGTGCATCAAAGGAGCACTATACAGCCCTGTTCATGCAAGGAAGTGGTACCTTCGGGATTGAATCGACAATTGGATCGGTCATTCCGAATGACGGGAAGCTGTTAATTTTGCGAAATGGTGCATATGGGAAGCGCATCGAAGAAATCGCAAAGGTACTTCAAATTTCGTATGTATCCCTTATCTTTGACACGAATACACAGGTTGATCCACAAGCAGTGGAGAGGACTCTGGTTGAAGATACTTCTATTACGCATGTTGCTATGGTTCATTGTGAGACGACCACAGGTATTCTGAACCCGCTTGAAGCGGTGATTGATGTGATTAAGCGGAATAATCGAATAGCAATAATAGATGCCATGAGTAGCTTCGGAGGCATTCCGATTGAAGTAGAACAGCTACAAATCGACTTTATCATCAGCAGCGCGAATAAATGCATTCAGGGTGTGCCAGGTTTCAGCTTTATACTTTGCCAAAGGAATGAGCTTAAGAAATGCAAAGGAAGAGCACGTTCATTATCGCTTGATTTGTATGACCAATGGGACACGATGGAGCAGGACGAGGGCAAGTGGCGCTTTACTTCGCCAACGCATGTGGTTTACGCATTTGCCCAAGCCCTAAAGGAACTGGCAGAAGAAGGCGGTGTGGAAGCCCGTCATGCGAGATATTGCAGGAATCAGCAAATGGTTGTGGAAGGGTTGGTTCAAGCTGGCTTTACGACTTACTTGGCTAGGGAGTTTCATTCCCCCATTATTACAACCTTCTTGTACCCAGTGCATTTCCCCTTTTCATTTGACCATTTTTATCACGATTTGAAATCGGCTGGTTATGTAATTTACCCTGGTAAATTAACTGATGCGAATGTATTTCGTATCGGGAATATAGGTGACGTGCATGCCGAGGATATGAAGAAATTAAGTGAACAAATATTACGTTATGTTGGAGAGATGAAGGATGAGAATTGA